A DNA window from Zerene cesonia ecotype Mississippi chromosome 28, Zerene_cesonia_1.1, whole genome shotgun sequence contains the following coding sequences:
- the LOC119837697 gene encoding phospholipid scramblase 2-like, giving the protein MMMQTAPIPASVPQDVDVIKEPLVEVPDPITESQASPDTENVLSELTDVDRLLITKRLRVKAVLFLRGKKNRFSVRTPDQNLVYTVEEENSWWVGYFCYGLRPLQLRVFNSSSVEVMRINRPYACTSRVFPCQLQNVQVFSPPGRRIGSIEQQWAPVRPIYLVRRENGDEAFWLQGPRVTISFFRDIQFRIQRADGAHVGSTCKRWQGLLHAMFFAPVTDR; this is encoded by the exons ATGATGATGCAAACTGCGCCGATACCGGCCTCCGTCCCGCAAGATGTTGACGTCATCAAAGAGCCTCTCGTTGAGGTCCCAGACCCGATAACTGAA agCCAGGCCAGTCCAGATACAGAAAATGTGTTAAGTGAGCTAACCGATGTGGACCGCCTGTTGATCACCAAGCGTCTGCGAGTGAAGGCCGTTTTGTTCCTCCGGGGCAAGAAGAATCGCTTCTCTGTCAGGACTCCAGATCAGAACTTGGTTTATACCGTTGAAGAAGAGAATAG CTGGTGGGTGGGCTATTTCTGCTATGGTCTCCGACCCCTGCAGCTGAGGGTTTTCAACAGTTCCTCCGTCGAGGTGATGAGAATCAATCGGCCCTACGCCTGCACCTCCAGAGTGTTCCCGTGTCAACTACAGAATGTACAG GTATTTTCCCCACCGGGTAGAAGGATCGGTAGCATAGAGCAGCAGTGGGCGCCGGTGCGACCCATCTACCTGGTGCGGCGCGAGAACGGAGACGAGGCATTTTGGTTACAAG GTCCACGGGTGACGATTAGCTTCTTCAGGGACATACAGTTCAGGATACAGCGGGCGGACGGTGCGCACGTGGGCAGCACCTGCAAGCGCTGGCAGGGGCTGTTGCACGCTATGTTCTTTGCGCCGGTCACCGATAGGTAA